Proteins from a genomic interval of Thunnus maccoyii chromosome 1, fThuMac1.1, whole genome shotgun sequence:
- the LOC121896035 gene encoding uncharacterized protein LOC121896035 isoform X1, with the protein MKKKQHNGLLMANLMDQTFSLRRQEIVKKEPAVQDIVERWPALFTEGEVFAEFSRIATKHLESSFFESLDKHTPRIIELLQSKKGAAGLKIQELMANLSSDVTARRSVVLKGLPIVFGDDPNKFYKTCFETTKDEAIDNVTVGVLTILSEDDPEQPVSTAIVLEGGIVMDKIRDLPQAFCLIFGLTYALNLDYPKCVGNTFKFIQSVMLGLGNKALPPKLLTVKNMLFDE; encoded by the exons atgaagaaaaaacaacacaatggcTTGCTCATGGCAAACTTGATGGACCAGACATTCTCACTACGCCGGCAAGAGATCGTGAAAAAGGAGCCTGCTGTACAGGACATAGTGGAACGGTGGCCAGCCCTGTTTACAGAGGGAGAG gtCTTTGCAGAGTTTAGCAGAATTGCCACCAAACATCTTGAAAGCAGTTTCTTTGAGTCTCTTGACAAGCACACTCCACGGATCATTGAACTCCTGCAGTCAAAAAAGGGAGCTGCTGGACTGAAGATTCAAGAGTTAATGGCCAACTTG TCATCGGATGTAACTGCAAGACGCTCCGTGGTCCTCAAAGGCCTTCCCATCGTCTTTGGTGATGACCCAAACAAGTTCTATAAGACATGTTTT GAGACAACGAAAGATGAGGCCATAGACAATGTCACAGTCGGTGTATTGACCATCCTAAGTGAAGACGATCCTGAGCAGCCCGTGTCCACAGCCATCGTCCTTGAGGGAGGTATTGTGATGGACAAAATTCGGGACTTGCCACAGGCATTTTGCCTCATATTTGGCCTCACATATGCCTTGAACCTCGATTACCCAAAATGTGTTGGAAACacattcaaattcattcaaaGTGTAATGCTTGGTTTGGGAAACAAAGCCCTACCCCCAAAACtgttaacagttaaaaacatgttgtttgacGAATGA